In Geminicoccaceae bacterium, a single window of DNA contains:
- a CDS encoding N-acetylmuramoyl-L-alanine amidase — translation MRILEPSERMIAGIDEICPKSTRFAGLAMRVVFSCMVMLMAVAAVASPWFASDAGAQQTQVLGIRFGIHQTRTRIVVDLNASVPVNTRADSSPRRVVIDLPSVRWNLRASDQSEPKGLATGVRHGPVGDSGSRIVIDTATPVKIVNTMMLPPSGDAEGYRYVVDIAEDKDAGTSKPGVVAAAPARSEAKAPPRRKAEVRSPGPARPFVRVKPRPASPVTADIGDTATTQAPVGATVAPPDVDHTVEDQARAHPEPVNIPSRQASSPPSFIPAPRPGPEPGDPAMAGTGKPLIAIDAGHGGIDPGAIAVSGELEKNITLATARTLARILERTGRYRVLLVRDDDSFIRLRHRVEIAHRAGADMLISLHADSIDDQKFRGTSVYTLSETASDKEAALLASKENKVDIIGGTDLSHHDKLVASILIDLAQRDTNNKSIDLADLLINELGQVTHLVKNTRRYAGFVVLKSPDTPSVLIELGYLSNKTDAAELTRPSHQEKLAHAITQAINRYFSQLHAPL, via the coding sequence ATGAGGATTCTGGAACCATCTGAGCGCATGATCGCCGGTATTGATGAGATTTGCCCGAAATCGACCCGTTTCGCGGGCCTGGCGATGCGCGTCGTCTTTTCCTGCATGGTCATGCTGATGGCCGTCGCAGCGGTTGCATCGCCGTGGTTCGCATCGGATGCCGGCGCCCAGCAGACGCAGGTGCTGGGGATCCGCTTCGGCATTCACCAGACGCGGACCCGCATCGTCGTCGACCTGAATGCGAGCGTCCCCGTCAACACCCGGGCCGATTCCTCCCCCCGGCGGGTGGTGATCGACCTGCCATCCGTGCGCTGGAACCTGCGGGCATCGGACCAGAGCGAGCCAAAGGGCCTGGCCACCGGGGTAAGACACGGACCGGTCGGCGACTCCGGTTCGCGGATCGTGATCGATACCGCTACACCGGTGAAGATCGTCAACACGATGATGTTACCACCATCGGGCGACGCGGAGGGATATCGCTACGTTGTCGACATTGCCGAAGACAAGGATGCCGGCACGTCCAAACCCGGCGTCGTTGCCGCGGCTCCCGCCCGCTCCGAAGCGAAGGCTCCTCCCCGGCGGAAGGCCGAGGTCCGTTCGCCGGGCCCCGCGCGCCCGTTTGTCAGGGTGAAGCCGCGCCCGGCCAGCCCGGTCACGGCTGACATCGGTGATACGGCGACCACGCAGGCACCCGTCGGCGCGACCGTGGCGCCGCCCGATGTCGATCATACGGTCGAGGACCAGGCCCGGGCACATCCCGAACCCGTGAACATCCCGTCCCGGCAGGCGTCGTCACCGCCATCCTTCATCCCGGCGCCGAGACCCGGGCCCGAACCGGGCGATCCGGCGATGGCCGGAACCGGAAAGCCGCTGATCGCCATCGATGCCGGCCACGGCGGCATCGACCCCGGTGCCATTGCGGTATCCGGCGAACTGGAAAAGAACATCACGCTTGCCACGGCCCGGACGCTTGCCCGCATTCTCGAACGCACGGGGCGCTACAGGGTGCTGCTCGTGCGCGACGATGACAGTTTCATCCGCCTGCGCCACCGGGTCGAGATTGCCCACCGCGCCGGAGCGGACATGCTCATTTCGCTGCATGCCGACAGCATCGACGACCAGAAGTTCCGTGGCACCTCCGTCTACACGCTGTCCGAGACGGCGTCGGACAAGGAAGCCGCCCTGCTTGCCAGCAAGGAGAACAAGGTCGACATCATCGGCGGCACCGACCTGAGCCACCATGACAAGCTTGTGGCCTCGATCCTTATTGACCTTGCGCAACGGGATACCAACAATAAGAGCATCGACCTCGCCGATCTGTTGATCAACGAACTTGGACAGGTCACCCATCTCGTCAAGAACACGCGGCGTTATGCCGGCTTTGTCGTATTGAAGTCGCCCGACACGCCCTCGGTGCTGATCGAGCTCGGCTACCTGTCCAACAAGACGGATGCCGCGGAGCTCACCAGGCCCTCTCACCAAGAGAAACTTGCCCATGCCATCACCCAGGCCATCAACCGGTACTTCTCGCAGCTCCATGCACCGCTCTGA
- a CDS encoding penicillin-binding protein 1A yields the protein MHRSDRGVLARLGGAIASGVSWLVVTLALGIVIAGGVLVYIINRAGDDLPDYSRLADYTPPNVTRIHAGDGRLLAEYAHEKRIFVPIDAIPRRVRNAFVAAEDKNFYHHIGVDPVGILRAVLDNIERMQQNLRPQGASTITQQVAKNFFFTNEVSLDRKIKEAVLALRMERTFTKDHILELYLNEIFLGHRSYGVAAAALNYFDKSLEELTLSEAAFLGGLPKAPSRYDPQTAYQAAIERRDYVIGRMLDDGYITPEEAAQARSEPLTLRSRAPTDFVSADFFTEEVRRTLVDRFGEDGFYGGGLSVRTTVDPQLQHMADTALRRGLSAYDRRKGYRGPIGHIDVDAPDWQKQLDAFDPGFETSPWQVALVRESGSKAAGLALAGGEKIEIQARHLYWARRIGGDGRLGPEVARADQVLAPGDVVLVTLVEPEDEDGDGKVDGKAVWGLRQRPEVDGAVVALDPHTGRVLAMSGGFSFRQSKFNRATQAERQPGSAFKPFVYLAALEAGYTPSSIILDAPLVIDQGEGLPRWKPANYGDHFYGPSTLRLGIEKSRNLMTVRLAQNIGMERVVDVARRFGVDHGLGYNLASALGSNEVALLNLTTAYAMLVNGGRKITPSLVERIQDRYGHTVLARDPRVCDACRKPFWDNEPPPVIPDDRPLVADPRKAYQMVHIMEGVIENGTGVRAKAIGKPLAGKTGTTNDSRDAWFVGFSPDLALGVYVGYDIPQTLGRKETGASVALPIWTEFMAKALADKPATPFRTPPGVRLVRIDADTGLLPSAATKRVIAEAFLPGTEPVTTTPVAIVSPVTADDGRQDGSQLPAVTRAPQAPASNGIY from the coding sequence ATGCACCGCTCTGACAGGGGAGTGCTGGCACGGCTGGGCGGGGCAATCGCATCGGGCGTATCGTGGCTGGTCGTGACCTTGGCCCTGGGAATCGTCATCGCGGGCGGCGTACTCGTCTATATCATCAATCGCGCCGGCGACGACCTGCCGGACTACAGTCGACTCGCCGATTACACCCCTCCGAATGTCACACGCATTCATGCGGGCGATGGTCGCCTTCTGGCAGAATACGCACACGAAAAGCGGATATTCGTACCCATCGACGCCATCCCCCGTCGCGTCAGGAACGCCTTCGTCGCGGCGGAGGACAAGAATTTCTACCACCATATCGGTGTGGATCCGGTGGGAATCCTGCGCGCCGTGCTCGACAATATCGAGCGCATGCAGCAGAACCTGCGTCCCCAGGGCGCGTCGACCATCACCCAGCAGGTCGCGAAGAACTTCTTCTTCACCAACGAGGTGTCGCTCGATCGCAAGATCAAGGAGGCGGTGCTGGCACTGCGCATGGAGCGGACCTTCACCAAGGACCACATCCTCGAACTCTATCTCAACGAGATCTTCCTCGGACACCGTTCCTATGGTGTCGCCGCTGCCGCCCTGAATTACTTCGACAAGTCGCTCGAAGAACTGACGCTCTCGGAAGCAGCCTTCCTCGGCGGCCTGCCCAAGGCCCCCTCGCGCTACGATCCGCAAACGGCCTATCAGGCGGCAATCGAACGGCGCGACTACGTCATCGGCCGCATGCTGGATGACGGCTACATCACTCCCGAGGAGGCGGCACAGGCTCGCAGCGAACCGTTGACCCTGCGCTCGCGCGCACCCACCGATTTCGTCTCCGCCGATTTCTTCACCGAGGAGGTCAGGCGCACACTGGTCGACCGCTTCGGCGAGGACGGATTCTATGGCGGCGGACTTTCCGTGCGAACCACCGTCGATCCGCAACTGCAGCACATGGCCGACACGGCGCTTCGCCGCGGGCTTTCCGCCTACGACCGTCGCAAGGGCTATCGCGGGCCGATCGGTCATATCGATGTCGATGCTCCGGACTGGCAAAAGCAGCTCGATGCGTTCGATCCGGGCTTCGAGACCTCGCCGTGGCAGGTCGCGCTGGTCCGTGAGAGCGGCAGCAAGGCAGCAGGGCTGGCTCTCGCCGGCGGCGAGAAAATCGAGATCCAGGCGCGCCACCTCTACTGGGCACGGCGGATCGGTGGGGACGGCCGTCTCGGCCCGGAGGTCGCCCGCGCCGACCAGGTGCTGGCACCGGGCGATGTCGTGCTCGTCACGCTGGTCGAACCCGAAGACGAGGATGGCGACGGCAAGGTCGATGGCAAGGCGGTATGGGGCCTGCGCCAGAGACCCGAGGTCGATGGCGCGGTGGTCGCGCTGGATCCGCATACCGGCCGTGTCCTGGCCATGAGCGGCGGTTTCAGTTTCCGCCAGAGCAAGTTCAATCGAGCCACCCAGGCCGAACGCCAGCCGGGCTCGGCCTTCAAGCCCTTCGTCTATCTGGCGGCCCTTGAGGCGGGCTACACTCCGTCCTCGATCATTCTCGATGCGCCGCTGGTCATCGACCAGGGCGAGGGCCTGCCCCGCTGGAAACCGGCAAATTACGGCGATCATTTCTATGGCCCGAGCACGCTGCGCCTCGGGATCGAGAAGTCGCGCAACCTGATGACCGTGCGGCTGGCACAGAACATCGGCATGGAGCGGGTGGTCGACGTTGCCCGACGCTTCGGCGTCGATCACGGGCTGGGCTACAATCTCGCCTCGGCCCTCGGCTCCAACGAGGTCGCCCTGCTGAACCTGACGACCGCCTACGCGATGCTGGTCAATGGCGGGCGCAAGATCACGCCGAGCCTTGTCGAACGCATCCAGGACCGCTACGGCCACACCGTGCTGGCCCGCGATCCGCGGGTATGCGACGCCTGCCGCAAACCGTTCTGGGACAACGAACCTCCTCCCGTGATCCCCGACGACCGGCCCCTGGTCGCCGATCCGCGCAAGGCCTATCAGATGGTCCACATCATGGAAGGTGTGATCGAGAACGGCACCGGTGTCCGGGCCAAGGCGATCGGCAAGCCGCTGGCCGGCAAGACCGGTACCACCAATGACAGCCGTGACGCATGGTTTGTCGGGTTTTCGCCCGATCTGGCGCTCGGCGTGTATGTGGGCTACGACATCCCCCAGACGCTGGGTCGCAAGGAGACGGGGGCGAGTGTCGCATTGCCGATATGGACCGAATTCATGGCCAAGGCCCTCGCCGACAAGCCGGCGACTCCATTCCGCACTCCGCCGGGAGTACGTCTTGTGCGCATCGACGCCGATACCGGGCTGCTGCCGAGCGCTGCGACCAAACGGGTGATCGCCGAGGCCTTCCTGCCGGGCACGGAGCCTGTTACGACGACGCCGGTTGCCATCGTGTCGCCGGTCACCGCTGACGACGGCAGGCAGGACGGAAGCCAGTTGCCGGCCGTCACCAGGGCACCGCAGGCTCCGGCATCCAACGGCATTTACTGA
- the prfB gene encoding peptide chain release factor 2 (programmed frameshift), with protein sequence MRAEISNLADQLKQALDLLRRHLDWDEALRRLDELNALTEDPNLWNDAEKAQALMRERTKLADSIESQKAMERRLADSLELADLAELEDDGSTLDEIEADLADLKLTTDRLQLESLLSGEADGLNAFLQVNAGAGGTESQDWAQMLLRMYVRWAESKGYKLEWIEESEGEEAGLKSATVKIQGDNAYGWLKTEAGVHRLVRISPFDSAARRHTSFASVWVYPEIDDSIAIEIEDKDLRIDTYRASGAGGQHVNRTDSAVRITHNPTGIVVQCQNDRSQHRNKAQAMDMLKARLYELELQKRREEAQATEDTKTDIGWGHQIRSYVLHPYKMVKDLRTSVETGNTQAVLDGDLDRFLEASLAMGAGHLRPEAMDNTE encoded by the exons ATGAGAGCCGAGATCAGCAATCTGGCAGATCAATTGAAGCAGGCGCTGGACCTGCTGAGGAGGCATCTT GACTGGGATGAAGCCCTTCGCCGTCTCGACGAACTGAATGCCCTGACCGAAGATCCAAACCTGTGGAATGATGCCGAAAAGGCGCAGGCGTTGATGCGCGAGAGAACGAAGCTCGCGGATTCGATCGAGAGCCAGAAGGCCATGGAACGACGCCTTGCCGACAGTCTCGAACTGGCGGATTTGGCCGAACTGGAAGATGATGGTTCGACCCTCGACGAGATCGAGGCCGATCTTGCCGACCTCAAGCTCACCACCGACCGATTGCAGCTCGAAAGCCTGCTGTCGGGGGAGGCCGACGGCCTCAACGCCTTCCTCCAGGTCAATGCCGGTGCCGGCGGCACCGAAAGCCAGGACTGGGCGCAGATGCTCCTGCGCATGTATGTGCGCTGGGCGGAGAGCAAGGGCTACAAGCTCGAATGGATCGAAGAGAGCGAGGGAGAGGAGGCCGGGCTCAAGTCCGCCACGGTGAAGATACAGGGCGACAACGCCTATGGCTGGCTGAAGACCGAGGCCGGCGTCCATCGCCTGGTGCGCATCTCGCCGTTCGACAGTGCCGCCCGCCGTCATACCAGCTTTGCCAGCGTCTGGGTCTATCCCGAGATCGACGACTCGATCGCGATCGAGATCGAGGACAAGGATTTGCGCATCGACACCTACAGGGCATCGGGAGCTGGCGGCCAGCACGTCAACCGGACCGATTCGGCGGTACGCATCACCCATAACCCCACCGGCATCGTCGTCCAGTGCCAGAACGACCGCTCGCAGCACAGGAACAAGGCGCAGGCGATGGACATGCTCAAGGCCCGTCTCTACGAGCTGGAGTTGCAGAAACGGCGCGAGGAAGCACAGGCCACCGAGGACACCAAGACCGATATCGGCTGGGGCCACCAGATCCGTTCCTACGTGCTCCATCCCTACAAGATGGTGAAGGATCTGCGCACGAGTGTGGAAACCGGTAATACCCAGGCCGTACTCGATGGCGACCTCGACCGGTTCCTCGAAGCTTCACTGGCCATGGGAGCGGGCCACCTGCGCCCCGAGGCAATGGACAATACCGAATAG